One segment of Solanum lycopersicum chromosome 1, SLM_r2.1 DNA contains the following:
- the SLSINA1 gene encoding E3 ubiquitin-protein ligase SINAT2 translates to MAPGGSNYQDIGDSRSAYSDYGIAPESAEFKNSPFRKAAAVIGGKNGVGSNSAVHELLECPVCMNPMYPPIHQCPNGHTLCVKCKSKVHVCPICRHELGNIRCLALEKIAESLELPCRYQIYGCQDIFTYHTRLRHEQNCRFRPYNCPYAGSECAVTGDIQYLVAHLKDDHKVDMHDGCTFNHRYVKSNPQEVENATWMLTVFNCFGHQFCLHFEAFNLGLAPVYMAFLRFMGDDDDAKRFSYSLEVGGFGRKLTWQGVPRSIRDSHKTVRDSLDGLIIQRSMALFFSGGDRKELKLKVAGRIWREPL, encoded by the exons ATGGCTCCCGGAGGCAGTAACTACCAGGATATTGGTGATTCCCGCAGTGCATATTCTGACTATGGTATTGCACCAGAAAGTGCTGAGTTCAAAAACTCCCCCTTTAGAAAAGCTGCAGCTGTTATTGGTGGGAAGAATGGAGTTGGATCTAATAGTGCTGTTCATGAGCTACTTGAATGCCCTGTTTGTATGAATCCAATGTATCCACCAATTCACCAG TGTCCAAACGGCCACACGTTATGCGTGAAGTGCAAGTCAAAAGTACATGTGTGTCCAATTTGCCGCCATGAGCTTGGAAACATAAGATGTTTAGCACTGGAAAAAATTGCTGAGTCACTAGAATTGCCGTGCCGATACCAAATTTATGGCTGTCAAGATATATTCACTTATCATACTAGGCTTCGTCATGAGCAGAACTGCAGATTTCGACCATACAATTGCCCATATGCAGGATCTGAATGCGCTGTTACCGGTGATATTCAGTACCTCGTTGCACACCTAAAAGATGATCACAAAGTTGATATGCATGATGGCTGTACCTTCAATCATCGTTATGTCAAATCTAATCCTCAAGAAGTTGAGAATGCTACATGGATGTTGACG GTTTTTAACTGTTTCGGTCACCAGTTCTGCCTGCACTTTGAGGCTTTCAATCTTGGATTGGCACCGGTATACATGGCATTCCTTCGTTTTAtgggtgatgatgatgatgcgaAAAGATTTAGCTATAGTCTTGAAGTAGGTGGATTTGGCAGAAAGTTAACATGGCAGGGAGTACCGAGGAGCATCCGTGATAGTCATAAAACTGTCCGAGACAGTTTAGACGGGCTGATTATTCAAAGGAGCATGGCACTCTTCTTCTCTGGTGGTGACAGGAAGGAGCTGAAGCTAAAGGTAGCTGGGCGTATTTGGCGAGAGCCATTGTAA